The DNA segment TCGGCGATAAGCACATGCACTTCGATATCCCCCCGAAGGAAAGCCGCCGAATCCTTTTCCTCCAAAGCGATGCGGGCCTGAAAAAATACGTCGCGGAGCCGTTCGGCCCCTCCGGGGGTGATCCTGGCTGCGGCGAGAGAAGCGGCCATAGGCTCCACTGCCTCGCGAAATTCCCTGATGTGCTCAGGAGCTATGGCCTGAGCCTGGACAAGCAATTGCAATTGCTCAGTCAGTTTGCCCGTATCGGCCAGCGTCACGAACGCGCCTCCCGAGGCTCCAGCCCGAGTCTCAATCAACCCTTTCTGCTCCAGGACGCGGAGAGCTTCCCGTACGGTTCCCCGTCCTGTTCCGAACATTTCCTTAAGTTCCAATTCAGGCGGCAATTGATCCCCCGGTTGCAACTCCCCCTTGAAAATCGCGGTTTCAATATCTCCCACAACTCGCTGAAAACGCCTGTTTTGTTGTATTTTTTTTGGCTTAAACCCCATAGAACCATCTTTTTTTGTGATTAAAAGTCTAATTGTCCTACCTTTAAGGCTATGCGCTGCCACCGACAAAAAGTCAAGCAAAGGCACCCAGGGAGGATTCACAGGGGGAGCCTTGCGAGGTGCCAGGCAGGAAGATCCGGAATTCTCTTTCATAAGGGAGATCCGTACAATCACTTTGCCCAAAGAACAGCGAGCAAATCCTCCACATGCACAAGTCAGATATTTCCCGCTGCAAAAGGAAAAGAGTCTCGAAAAAGAACTGCACGGAGTGCCATGGGCCTGTCCCATCTTTCCTACGGAGGAAGAATTCTAACGGGCTATTCATTTTTCCCTTATGTGCTACAGGCTCAACAGAGAGTCCTCGGACTCGAAAAGCATACTGGCACCACCGTATGCATTCAAGCTTCTCCCAAAAAGAACGGAAGCATTTTTCGATACGCACTGGATCAGAAAAAGTGACGCAGTAGATCACACGAGAAAAAGGAAGGGTCGGACATCTGTAAGACCATACCAGTCAGAATAGAAGGACACTCCTTATTTATAAGTGTTTACGATGTTCAAATGACGTATTGAGAAAACACTACATGATTTGAAAGAGAACAGACGGGGCACCATGAAAGAAGAAAGCAAGGGCAAAAGCACTTCACTGGAACTGGAGTATCTCCGGGAAACCGCCCAGGATGAACAAGCGCTCAAGCTGTTCGACGTTGCCCCTTTGCCGTACCAATCCCTGGATGAAAAAGGGAACATCATCCATATCAACCGAGCCTGGATGAACCTGCTCGGATATGAGTATGACGATGTTATTGGCACCAACTTCGAGGACTATCTCTCCCCTGTATCCATCCCGCTTTTCAAGGAACGGTTTTGTGCCTTTCTCCAGCGGGGAGAAGCGCACAGTGTCGAATATTCCATGGTCAGAAGTGACGGAATCACACGGCAGGTTCAGGTCATAGGACGGGTCAGCACCCACGCTGACGGAAGCTTCAAGCAGACCCACTGTATTCTCCACGACATTTCAGACAAGCGACGGGCCGAAGAAGAGCTTGCGGCCAGTGAACACCAGTTCCGCAGCCTCTTCGAATCCAGTATAGACGGCATCATCTGTAGTGACGAAAACGGTGCCATCATCAATGTCAATCCGGCGATTTGCGGCATGCTCGGACGCAATGGGCATGACCTGGTAGGAAAAAGCGTCTGGGATATCACCCCGGAAGAATGGATGGCCCCGGAAAAGGATCTGCTGCGCCGACAGGTCTGCATGATTGGGTTTTGCGAAGAATTCCGCAAAGAACTGATCCACGCCGATGGACACAATGTCCCTGTCTCCATCCGACTATGGATTCGTCGGGATGAGTTCGGCAACAACATCGGCAACTGGGTGTTGGTCCGGGACATCACGGAACAGATCCGCACCGAACAGATACTCAAAGACAGCGAACGAAAATACCGAGATATATTCGAACGTTCACTGGAAGGCCTTTACCAATCGACTCCACGGGGAAAATTCATAGACGTCAACCCTGCACTGGCAAAGATCATGGGCTACAAATCTCCCGATCAGCTCATGAATATGGTCAAAAATATCGCGGAAGACCTTTATGTGAACAGCAAGGAACGTGTGCTCTTGGTCGAAACGCTGAATAACGATGGTGGAATCACTGATTTCGAAATACAGATTCGCCGCAAGGATGGACGGTTCATATGGGTTTCGGTCACGGCCCGCACTGTGTACGGATCGGACGGCACACCGGTCATGTACGAAGGCAGCATGATCGACATCACCGAACGAAAGATGACCGAAGAAGCTCTGAAATTGACCCAGTTTTCTGTGGATCACGCTCCCATCAGCATCTATTGGGTCAATGAACAGGGACAATTCGTGTATATCAATAATATGGGGTGCCAGGCCCTGGGATACACGCGAGAAGAACTCTCTACCATGACGGTTGCCGACATCAACCCGACCATGCATCCCGAAGATTGGTCCGAACGATGGAAAACCCGTGGAAGCCAGAAGATCAATCGATTCGAATCCGTCCATGAACGCAAGGACGGAAGCACCTTTCCCGTCGGCCTGACGACATACTCATTGACCTATGGGAGTGAAGAATTCCTCTTTTCCTATGCTGATGATCTGTCGGAAAGGCACAAAGGCGAAAAGGAACTTCGGCGCTCCCGGAATCTGCTCAACGAGGTGCAACGTATCAGCCGTACCGGCGGTTGGGATGTGAACCTGAAGACCGGGAAGATCTTCTGGACTGAAGGCCAGCTCCACCTCCACGGTATTCAGACCGGCGAACCGCCAGACTCCATGATGAAATACCTTGATGAGTTTATTCATCCAGAGGACAAGGCAGCTGCGAGGGCTGTGTGGCGCTCGATCATAAAAAACCGCATTCCGGCCGAAATGGAGTGCAGGATCATCCGTACCGACGGTACGGAAGCAACCATGGTCAGTGTCGGTGTCCCGGTAGTTAATGAAAAGGGTGAGTTGGAGCGAATATATGGCTCCAGCCGGGATGTCACCAATGAACGGCTGGCGGCCAGAGAACTGGAGGAATCCCACCAACGTCTGCTGACGATCCTTGATGGCATTGAAGCGGACATCTATGTGTCGGACATTAACAGCGATGAAATTTTGTTTCTCAATGCACATATGCGTAATAATTTCGGCGATCCAGGTGAAAAGACCCGCTGCCACGACATGTTCCGTGATGAGAAAGATCATTGCAGATTCTGCCCCAAGGGGGATTTGCTCGACAGCCATGGCAACCCCATGAAGACACAGGTCACAGAACGTTACAGCGCCTTCAAGGATCGATGGTATCTCAATCATGACCGTGCCATTGAATGGCTTGAAGGCAGAATGGTCCACATGCATATGGCGGCAGACATCACAGAACTCAAAAACATGGAACGCGAACTGAAACTCGCCATGGCTGAAACAAAAGAAGCCAGCAATGCCAAAAACGAGTTCCTTGCAAACATGAGCCACGAAATAAGGACACCGCTCAACGGTTTACTCGGTATGCTCCAAATCCTTCAACTCACCAAGTTAAAAGGAGAACAACAAGATTATCTGAACACGGCCCTTGACTCGGGACGCAATCTGCTTCAGGTCCTCAACGATATCCTCGATCTCACAAAAATCGAATCAGGCAAACTCGACTTCGAAGAATACGACATGGAACTCGGTGAAGTCTTGAATTCCGTTGTTCAGGTTTTTCGCCACATGGCAGAACAACGCGGCGTGAGCATGACCTGGGAAATCGACGAGACACTACAACGACATTTTTCTGCCGACAAAGGACGACTACGCCAGATTCTTTTCAATCTGGTGGGGAATGCCGTCAAGTTCACGGAATCCGGCTCGGTCACGGTCAAGGCCTACCCTCTGTCCACAGTCTTTGATGACGGCAGAACACAACTCTATTTCTCTGTTGCCGACACCGGCATAGGCATCCCGGACGACAAAATAGACCAGATTTTCGACCCTTTTACTCAAGTGGACGGATCTTTTTCACGGAAATATCAGGGAACAGGCCTCGGTCTCGGCATCGTGCATCGCCTGGTGACACTGATGGGCGGCAGCATCGCCGTCAGCAGCCAACTGGGCAAAGGCACAACTATCATCTTTACCATTATGGTCGGCAGCCAGCAGCTCCCGCACCACTCCCAACCTCCTCTTACCGAAATCGAAAGCCGACCTCTGTCCATTCTTCTGGCCGAGGACGAACACGTCAACCGCCTCGTCGCCAAACGCCTGCTGAGCAAACTGGGGCACACCGTGACCACTGTCGAAAATGGTGAGGATGCCATAGCCCTGCTGGGCGAGCGTTCCTTTGACCTGCTCCTGTCCGATATTCAAATGCCGGGGATGGATGGCATGGAAACAACCCGTATCATTCGCAACAAACTCAAACTCGACATCCCGGTCATCGCCCTGACCGCCCACGCCATGAAGGGAGACCGAGGCCGGTTTATCAAAGCAGGCATGGATGGATACATTGCCAAGCCATTTGAGCTGACTGAATTAAAAGAAGAATTGGTTCGCGTCATGAACCTCAGACACACTGAGAAACACTGACTCGAAAGGAATGCTAGGAAATGAAAAGGGGCGTATCCCCGTCACCACAGGCGCGGGCAGTCCCGATATGCGCCGCCAAGTCTCCCGCTTCAAGCAGCATGGACCGGGCATCAGCCAGCTTCTCAGGAGGAACGGAAAGAATCAACCCACCCGAAGTTTGCGCATCGAACATCAAATCGAAATGAATGGGATCAAGCCCATGAGTGAGCGTCGTCTTGGGTTTGTAGTAGTCCCGGTTGCAGATTGACCCGGCAGGCAGCATTCCCATACCCGCCAGCTCAAGCGCGTGCTCGATAAGCGGCACGGCATTCATCTCAAGCTCGATGGAGACCCCGCTGGCCTCTGCCAGTTCGATGAGATGCCCACCCAAGCCGAAGCCGGTGATATCCGTGGCTCCCAGCAGACCCAATTCACGAATCACGTCACCTCCGGCCCTGTTGAGCCGACCGCACACACGAAAAAGTATTTCTTCCATGGCATCCGCGCCGGGCATCTCGCCCTTGACCGCTGTTGCCAGCACCCCCGTACCGATGGGTTTTGTCAGAAGCAGTGCATCACCAGGCCGCACTCCGCGGTTAGAGGCAAACCCATCAGGCTCGACCAACCCGGTGACTGATAATCCGTATTTAAGCTCCTCGTCCTCGACACTGTGCCCCCCTGAAGGGACGGCTCCAGCCTCTTCCACGGCATCCTTGCCACCACGCAGGATGTCGGTCAGGACCTGGCCGGACATCGTCTTGATCGGGAAACAGACAATATTCATGGTCGACCACGGCGTGCCGCCCATGGCGTAGACATCGGAGAGGGAGTTGGCAGCGGCGATTCTGCCGAACCGATAGGGATCATTGACGATAGGCGTAAAGAAATCAACAGTCTGGACCAATGCCTTGCCAGCGGGAAAAGACAAAACCACAGCGTCCTCGTTATCGCCCGGTCCCCCGGCCAATACGCGGTTGTCTTTTCGGACATGAACGCCCGACAGTGCCTTCTCCAGGTCCCCCGGAGCAATCTTGGCGGCTCAACCAGCCGCTTTGACTGT comes from the Pseudodesulfovibrio piezophilus C1TLV30 genome and includes:
- a CDS encoding PAS domain S-box protein, whose protein sequence is MKEESKGKSTSLELEYLRETAQDEQALKLFDVAPLPYQSLDEKGNIIHINRAWMNLLGYEYDDVIGTNFEDYLSPVSIPLFKERFCAFLQRGEAHSVEYSMVRSDGITRQVQVIGRVSTHADGSFKQTHCILHDISDKRRAEEELAASEHQFRSLFESSIDGIICSDENGAIINVNPAICGMLGRNGHDLVGKSVWDITPEEWMAPEKDLLRRQVCMIGFCEEFRKELIHADGHNVPVSIRLWIRRDEFGNNIGNWVLVRDITEQIRTEQILKDSERKYRDIFERSLEGLYQSTPRGKFIDVNPALAKIMGYKSPDQLMNMVKNIAEDLYVNSKERVLLVETLNNDGGITDFEIQIRRKDGRFIWVSVTARTVYGSDGTPVMYEGSMIDITERKMTEEALKLTQFSVDHAPISIYWVNEQGQFVYINNMGCQALGYTREELSTMTVADINPTMHPEDWSERWKTRGSQKINRFESVHERKDGSTFPVGLTTYSLTYGSEEFLFSYADDLSERHKGEKELRRSRNLLNEVQRISRTGGWDVNLKTGKIFWTEGQLHLHGIQTGEPPDSMMKYLDEFIHPEDKAAARAVWRSIIKNRIPAEMECRIIRTDGTEATMVSVGVPVVNEKGELERIYGSSRDVTNERLAARELEESHQRLLTILDGIEADIYVSDINSDEILFLNAHMRNNFGDPGEKTRCHDMFRDEKDHCRFCPKGDLLDSHGNPMKTQVTERYSAFKDRWYLNHDRAIEWLEGRMVHMHMAADITELKNMERELKLAMAETKEASNAKNEFLANMSHEIRTPLNGLLGMLQILQLTKLKGEQQDYLNTALDSGRNLLQVLNDILDLTKIESGKLDFEEYDMELGEVLNSVVQVFRHMAEQRGVSMTWEIDETLQRHFSADKGRLRQILFNLVGNAVKFTESGSVTVKAYPLSTVFDDGRTQLYFSVADTGIGIPDDKIDQIFDPFTQVDGSFSRKYQGTGLGLGIVHRLVTLMGGSIAVSSQLGKGTTIIFTIMVGSQQLPHHSQPPLTEIESRPLSILLAEDEHVNRLVAKRLLSKLGHTVTTVENGEDAIALLGERSFDLLLSDIQMPGMDGMETTRIIRNKLKLDIPVIALTAHAMKGDRGRFIKAGMDGYIAKPFELTELKEELVRVMNLRHTEKH
- a CDS encoding FadR/GntR family transcriptional regulator, which translates into the protein MGFKPKKIQQNRRFQRVVGDIETAIFKGELQPGDQLPPELELKEMFGTGRGTVREALRVLEQKGLIETRAGASGGAFVTLADTGKLTEQLQLLVQAQAIAPEHIREFREAVEPMAASLAAARITPGGAERLRDVFFQARIALEEKDSAAFLRGDIEVHVLIAELTGNPLLVAVLRMVHEQVLGSSDEYDLEGDKTLADNLEDLHGLVHAVAEGRAQEAGRRAMQHVRQFHCRMRAAQGATA
- the selD gene encoding selenide, water dikinase SelD, encoding MTKLKLVSTVKAAGUAAKIAPGDLEKALSGVHVRKDNRVLAGGPGDNEDAVVLSFPAGKALVQTVDFFTPIVNDPYRFGRIAAANSLSDVYAMGGTPWSTMNIVCFPIKTMSGQVLTDILRGGKDAVEEAGAVPSGGHSVEDEELKYGLSVTGLVEPDGFASNRGVRPGDALLLTKPIGTGVLATAVKGEMPGADAMEEILFRVCGRLNRAGGDVIRELGLLGATDITGFGLGGHLIELAEASGVSIELEMNAVPLIEHALELAGMGMLPAGSICNRDYYKPKTTLTHGLDPIHFDLMFDAQTSGGLILSVPPEKLADARSMLLEAGDLAAHIGTARACGDGDTPLFIS